One Desulfobulbaceae bacterium DB1 DNA segment encodes these proteins:
- a CDS encoding DEAD/DEAH box helicase, translated as MTPAPYTEDTLVQQTTAEYLEQELGWVSVVAYNNEDFGPDSLLGRESDREVVLTRTLRAKIEELNPGLPATAYDDAVRQIVTVSATQTMAATNREKYELIKDGVQVTFRNAKGERVRRRLRVFDFDVLENNHFLCVRELWVRGDLYRRRADIIGFVNGLPLLFMELKNVSKDIRAAYEQNFLDYKDTVPHLFHHNAMVVLANGVDAKLGSLTSRFEHFHEWKRLAENQPGVVAMETLLKGVCAKANFLDLVENFIVFDDSAGNPRKILARNHQYLGVNRAIEAVRDRKLRSGKLGVFWHTQGSGKSYSMVLFTRKVHRKLGGNFTFLILTDRDDLDTQIYKTFAGCGVVDNDRDPCRAASGEHLAQLLAQHKSHVFSLIQKFNQTVIEGEAYSRRDDLIVITDEAHRTQYGTLALNMRNALPNASYIGFTGTPLFKDDEITRRVFGDYVSTYDFQRAVEDKATVPLYYDARGDKLGVAVGDLNERIAEKLEELETGNIDVEQRLEQELKRDYHIITAGKRLDQVARDFVQHYSLGWETGKAMLICIDKITCVRMHKLVGFYWNERIGELEAQLPQATDEQNEQYLRRQIEWMRQTQMAVVVSEEQGEVEKFRKWELDITPHRRLIKEGIDLPEAMRKQPQFQNMQRLSLDDAFKAEEHPFRVAIVCAMWLTGFDVPCLSTLYLDKPLKAHTLMQAIARANRINEGKNNGMIVDYCGILKNLRKALATFAGTGDDGRGGNGGETEPAKPEEELLADLREAIAFVRSFLDERSASLDGIIGQTGFVRNAAILAAKEAANENDETRKRFEVMCRAVFSKFKACITIEGVNACRGDFDAINIVYKSLQQDREQADITDIIRQLHQVVDEAIGTRDSGPESVTGTYDISKIDFDRLRREFERSPAKRTTVQNLKTAIEQRLQRLLRQNPLRTDFQRHYEEIVAEYNREKDRVTIEKTFEALLQIMDEMGDEESRAVREGLDEESLAVFDLLRKPNLTSGDIKRIKAVAVDLLETLKAEKLRINHWRDKESTRDAVRLTIQDYLWSEQTGLPETYSEEDVRDKTEAVFVHVFRAYPTVPSPYYTSMAS; from the coding sequence ATGACTCCCGCCCCCTACACCGAAGACACTCTCGTCCAGCAGACCACCGCCGAGTATCTGGAGCAGGAACTCGGCTGGGTGTCGGTGGTCGCCTACAACAACGAGGATTTCGGGCCGGACAGCCTGCTGGGCCGGGAATCGGACCGCGAGGTGGTGTTGACCCGCACCCTGCGGGCCAAGATCGAGGAACTGAATCCCGGTCTGCCCGCCACGGCCTATGACGATGCCGTCCGCCAGATTGTGACGGTCTCCGCCACGCAGACCATGGCCGCCACCAATCGCGAGAAGTATGAACTGATCAAGGACGGGGTGCAGGTCACCTTTCGCAATGCCAAGGGCGAGCGGGTGCGCCGGCGGCTGCGGGTGTTCGACTTTGATGTTCTCGAGAACAACCATTTTCTCTGCGTGCGGGAGCTGTGGGTGCGCGGTGATCTCTACCGCCGCCGGGCGGACATTATTGGCTTCGTCAACGGCCTGCCGCTGCTGTTCATGGAGTTGAAGAACGTCAGCAAGGATATCCGCGCCGCCTACGAGCAGAACTTTCTGGATTACAAGGACACCGTCCCGCATCTGTTTCATCACAATGCCATGGTGGTGCTGGCCAACGGGGTGGATGCCAAACTCGGCTCGCTCACCAGCCGGTTCGAGCATTTCCACGAGTGGAAACGGCTAGCTGAGAATCAGCCGGGTGTGGTGGCCATGGAGACGCTGCTCAAGGGGGTGTGCGCGAAAGCCAATTTCCTGGACCTGGTGGAGAACTTCATCGTTTTCGACGACTCGGCCGGGAACCCTCGAAAAATCCTGGCCCGCAACCATCAGTATCTGGGGGTCAACCGGGCCATCGAGGCGGTCCGCGACCGCAAGCTCAGGAGCGGCAAGCTGGGGGTGTTCTGGCATACCCAGGGTTCGGGCAAGAGCTATTCCATGGTGCTCTTCACCCGCAAGGTGCATCGCAAGCTGGGCGGCAACTTCACCTTTCTGATCCTCACCGACCGCGACGACCTGGACACCCAGATCTACAAGACCTTTGCCGGATGCGGCGTGGTGGACAACGACCGCGACCCGTGCCGGGCTGCGAGCGGCGAGCATCTCGCCCAGCTGCTGGCCCAGCACAAGTCGCATGTCTTTTCGCTGATCCAGAAATTCAATCAGACCGTGATCGAAGGCGAGGCCTACTCCCGGCGTGACGACCTCATCGTCATCACCGACGAGGCCCACCGCACCCAGTACGGCACCCTGGCGCTCAACATGCGCAACGCTTTGCCCAACGCCAGCTATATCGGCTTCACCGGCACGCCGCTCTTCAAGGACGACGAGATCACCCGGCGGGTGTTCGGCGATTACGTCTCCACCTACGATTTCCAGCGGGCCGTTGAGGACAAGGCCACGGTGCCGCTCTATTACGATGCGCGTGGCGACAAGCTCGGCGTGGCGGTCGGCGATCTGAACGAGCGGATCGCCGAGAAACTGGAGGAACTGGAGACGGGCAATATCGATGTGGAGCAGCGCCTGGAGCAGGAGCTCAAGCGCGATTATCACATCATCACGGCCGGGAAACGCCTCGACCAGGTGGCCCGCGATTTTGTGCAGCACTACTCTTTGGGTTGGGAAACAGGCAAGGCGATGCTGATCTGCATCGACAAGATCACCTGCGTCCGCATGCACAAGCTGGTCGGATTCTATTGGAACGAGAGAATCGGCGAGTTGGAAGCGCAGTTGCCCCAGGCCACGGATGAGCAGAACGAACAGTACCTTCGACGTCAGATCGAGTGGATGCGCCAGACGCAGATGGCGGTTGTGGTCAGCGAGGAACAGGGCGAGGTCGAGAAGTTCCGCAAGTGGGAGCTGGACATCACCCCGCACCGCCGCCTGATCAAGGAAGGCATCGACCTGCCGGAGGCCATGCGGAAACAGCCGCAGTTCCAGAACATGCAGCGGCTGTCGCTGGACGATGCGTTCAAGGCCGAGGAGCACCCGTTTCGCGTTGCCATCGTCTGCGCTATGTGGCTGACCGGTTTTGACGTTCCCTGCCTCTCGACTTTGTACCTGGACAAGCCGCTCAAGGCGCACACGCTGATGCAGGCAATTGCCCGGGCGAACCGGATCAACGAGGGCAAGAACAACGGGATGATCGTCGATTACTGCGGCATCCTGAAAAACCTGCGCAAGGCGCTGGCGACCTTTGCCGGAACTGGCGATGACGGGCGCGGAGGCAACGGCGGCGAAACCGAACCGGCCAAGCCCGAAGAGGAACTGCTGGCCGATCTTCGTGAAGCGATTGCCTTTGTCCGGTCCTTTCTCGACGAGCGGAGCGCGTCGTTGGATGGGATTATCGGGCAGACCGGATTTGTCCGAAATGCGGCGATTCTTGCGGCCAAGGAGGCGGCGAACGAAAACGACGAGACGAGAAAACGCTTTGAAGTGATGTGCCGGGCGGTGTTCTCGAAGTTCAAGGCCTGCATCACCATCGAAGGCGTCAATGCTTGCCGGGGCGACTTCGACGCGATCAACATCGTCTACAAAAGCTTGCAGCAGGACCGTGAGCAGGCGGATATCACCGACATCATCCGTCAACTACATCAGGTTGTGGATGAGGCAATTGGGACCAGGGACAGCGGTCCCGAGAGCGTCACCGGCACATACGACATCAGCAAGATCGATTTCGACCGGTTGCGCCGGGAGTTTGAGCGCAGCCCGGCCAAGCGCACCACCGTGCAGAACCTGAAAACCGCCATTGAACAACGCCTGCAGCGTCTGCTCCGGCAGAATCCCTTGCGGACCGATTTCCAAAGGCATTACGAGGAGATCGTCGCCGAGTACAACCGTGAGAAGGATCGGGTGACCATCGAGAAGACTTTTGAAGCGCTTCTGCAGATCATGGATGAGATGGGCGATGAGGAGAGCCGCGCCGTGCGGGAAGGGCTCGATGAGGAAAGTCTCGCCGTATTCGACCTGCTGAGAAAGCCAAACCTGACGTCCGGTGACATCAAACGCATCAAGGCCGTGGCCGTTGACCTGCTCGAAACCCTCAAGGCGGAAAAACTGCGAATCAATCACTGGCGCGACAAGGAATCCACCCGGGACGCGGTCCGACTGACGATTCAGGATTATCTCTGGAGCGAGCAAACCGGGTTGCCGGAAACCTATTCGGAGGAGGACGTGCGGGACAAGACAGAGGCGGTTTTCGTGCATGTCTTCCGGGCGTACCCAACGGTGCCGTCACCCTACTACACCAGCATGGCGTCGTAG
- a CDS encoding cell filamentation protein Fic — MTGMKDSEILIYQAADGKVRIDVRLEDETVWLTQEHMAELFGKSKKTISEHIRNIFKEGELDEEVVVRNFRTTTRHGAMPDKTQSRDVQFYNLDVIISVGYRVRSHQGTQFRIWATQRLKEYIVKGFALNDERFKTGNSMAYFTELQERIREIRLSERFFYQKIKDIYTTSIDYDPRDEKTVEFFKVVQNKLLWAISRQTAAELVYRRADATRPLMGMQSFDKKGEPAVRKSDVSIAKNYLAEDEMKLLGLLVEQYLAFAETMAQQRTPMHMSDWIQRLDAIIQLNGRELLTHAGKISHQMAQEKAALEYDKFRESQRRIQHEESLKELEEDIKKLKPPRKKGGN, encoded by the coding sequence ATGACCGGCATGAAAGATTCGGAAATTCTTATTTACCAGGCCGCCGACGGCAAAGTCAGAATCGATGTCCGACTGGAAGATGAGACGGTCTGGTTGACCCAGGAGCACATGGCGGAGCTGTTCGGCAAAAGCAAGAAGACGATTTCCGAGCACATCCGCAATATTTTCAAAGAAGGCGAACTGGACGAGGAAGTGGTTGTCCGGAATTTCCGGACAACCACTCGACATGGCGCCATGCCGGACAAAACCCAGTCCAGAGACGTTCAATTTTACAACCTGGACGTGATCATCTCCGTCGGCTACCGGGTCAGGTCCCACCAGGGCACTCAGTTTCGCATCTGGGCCACCCAGCGGTTGAAGGAATACATCGTCAAGGGCTTTGCCCTGAACGATGAGCGCTTCAAAACGGGCAACTCGATGGCCTATTTCACGGAGCTACAGGAACGCATCCGTGAAATCCGCCTTTCCGAGCGCTTCTTCTATCAGAAAATCAAGGATATCTATACAACCAGCATCGACTACGACCCCAGGGACGAAAAGACCGTCGAGTTTTTCAAGGTGGTGCAGAACAAACTGCTCTGGGCCATCAGCCGGCAAACAGCGGCGGAACTGGTGTATCGCCGGGCGGACGCCACGCGGCCCCTGATGGGTATGCAATCGTTCGACAAGAAAGGTGAGCCGGCGGTGCGTAAAAGCGATGTGAGCATCGCCAAGAACTACCTCGCCGAGGATGAAATGAAGCTGCTCGGCCTGCTGGTGGAACAATACCTCGCCTTTGCCGAAACCATGGCCCAGCAGAGAACCCCCATGCACATGTCCGACTGGATTCAACGGCTGGATGCCATTATTCAGCTCAATGGCCGGGAGCTGCTCACCCATGCGGGCAAGATCAGCCACCAGATGGCCCAGGAAAAAGCCGCCCTGGAGTATGACAAGTTCCGGGAATCGCAGCGGCGTATCCAGCATGAAGAGAGCCTCAAGGAGCTGGAAGAGGACATCAAGAAGCTGAAGCCGCCTCGAAAAAAGGGAGGCAACTGA
- a CDS encoding four helix bundle protein yields the protein MSDLIPKHGGYRKLKSFQVAQLVYDVTVRFCDRYIDKFSRTKDQMVQAARSGVQNIAEGSQASATSKKTELKLTQVARASLEELKLDYEDFLRQRRLAQWERENPLRQALIDRRCESADEVASWVVEMAKKSGLGGRHGQSGHDAEASTRSTPSTKSTDLYPELSANAALVLLTVACSLLDRQVERLAQDFENEGGFTERLYKVRSAKRRSAS from the coding sequence ATGTCTGATTTGATCCCCAAGCATGGCGGTTACCGCAAACTGAAGAGCTTTCAGGTGGCGCAACTGGTTTACGATGTGACGGTTCGTTTTTGTGACCGGTACATTGATAAATTCAGCCGGACAAAGGATCAGATGGTGCAGGCGGCGCGGTCGGGCGTGCAGAATATCGCCGAGGGCTCGCAGGCTTCGGCGACCTCGAAAAAGACCGAACTTAAACTGACGCAGGTGGCGCGCGCCAGCTTGGAGGAGCTGAAGCTCGACTACGAAGATTTTTTGCGGCAGCGGAGGCTGGCGCAGTGGGAGCGGGAGAACCCGCTGCGACAGGCGTTGATCGACCGGCGGTGTGAGAGCGCCGATGAAGTGGCATCCTGGGTGGTGGAGATGGCGAAGAAAAGTGGACTTGGTGGACGGCATGGACAGAGTGGACATGACGCTGAAGCGTCCACCAGGTCCACGCCGTCCACCAAGTCCACCGATCTTTATCCCGAGCTTTCCGCCAACGCTGCGTTGGTGCTGTTGACGGTGGCCTGCTCGCTCCTCGACCGGCAGGTCGAACGGTTGGCGCAGGATTTTGAAAACGAAGGCGGTTTCACCGAGCGCCTGTACAAAGTTCGCAGCGCCAAGCGAAGGAGTGCGTCATGA